CCGCCGAGCCTGACGAGCATCGGGTCGACCTCGTTTGCGATCCTCGTTATTTCAGATGCGTGCTCCAGGATCCTGCACCTCGCTCCATGCGGATCCTTCAGATCAACAGCCTGTATCTGGGCTCTCATCACAGGCCCCGTTGAGCTGGTGAAGAATCCGCCGCCATCGCGCGCCATCCTGGCTCCGTTGCTGGCAGCTGCTATGACAGATGGCTCCTCGGTTGCCATCGGCACCAGAACCTCGCGCCCGTCTATTATGAAGTTTGTAGCGATCCCGAGCGGAACCTGAAAGAGACCTATCACGTTCTCCACCATCTTGTCTGCCTGCTCCAGACTCAGACCGCTCTTTATCATCTCCTTTATCTCAGCATCACCGCAGGCCTCAACGATCTTTCCAAGCCGCTCATCGGGAGGCAGCTTGTAGAATCCCGGGAGTCTTGAACTCGTCATCTCAATGCCCCATCCAGCCAGGATTCAGAAAGGGAAAAACTTTATTCTATTCCACCAGATTCCACAAACATGTCCTTTGCCTTTCCCGTGGCCCAGGAGATAGCGAAGCTCGAGAGGATTGTTGGAAGGCTCAGTCCTGTGCAGAAGATGCTTCTGGGAACCGACGGCTCTGTGACGAGCCTGCTGGAGGTGATCACAGGCTCGCCTGTGGGAATCGAGACGCTGGAGCAGAGGGTGGTGCCCGCGACCGGGGATGTCGCCAGGGAGCTCAACATTGAGGTCGGGGAGGAAGTCAACTACCGTGTTGTCAGGCTGAAGAACGCCCGCACAGGCGAGACGCTGATACATGCGGTCTCATACACCCCGCTCAAGAGGCTGGAGCCCGGGTTCAGGAACGACCTGATGCGCGCTGACATCCCGATAGGCCAGATACTCCACAAGCACCGCATAGAGTCGCGAAGGGATATAACAAAGACAGAGTGCGAGCAGGCGGACGAGAGGATGAGCCAGCTCTTCAACATCTTCCCCAGGGAGCTGATGCTCTCAAGGAGATACAAGATCATAAGAAAGGGCGAGCCGCTGATCGCCATAAGAGAGACATTTCCATACAACATGTTCCAGGACACGCGAAGGGTGATCATAGAGACGCCTGCAAGGATCCACATGACGCTCACAGACCTCTGCGGCGAGGCCGGGCGGGTCGATGGTGGAGTGGGGATTGCGCTCGATAAGCCGAACATAGTCGTGGAGGGAGAGATCGACAGGGATCTATCAGTCGATGGAGATCAGGCTGATAGAGCGCTGGACGCGGCGAAGAAGGTCGCAGAGAGATTCGGCCTTGGAGGGGCGCGCATATCTGTCAGAAGCTGCTACAGGACGCATGTGGGTCTGGGCAGCGGGACACAGCTCGCTGTGGCGGTCGGAAAGACGCTCTGCGAGCTTTACGGCAAGAAGGCGAGCATCAGAGAGATAGCGTCTGCGGTGAGCCGCGGCGGGACCAGCGGAATAGGTGTCGCGGCATTCGAGATGGGCGGGTTCATTGTGGATGGGGGACACACGTTCGGCCCTGGCAGGGAGAAATCAGACTTCAGGCCGTCCTCTGCCAGCGCCGGGGTGAGACCGCCGCCTGTGATAGCGCGCCATGACTTCCCTGAGAGCTGGAATATCGTGCTTGCTGTTCCTAACATAGAGAAGGGCGCATACGGCCAGCGGGAGGTCGATATATTCAGGGAGTACTGCCCTGTCCCCCTCTCAGATGTCCAGGAGCTCTGCTACCAGATAATGGTGAGGATGCTGCCGTCTGTTATTGAGGAGGACCTCGATACGTTCGGGATGGCGGTGAACAGGATACAGCAGCTCGGCTTCA
The nucleotide sequence above comes from Methanothrix sp.. Encoded proteins:
- a CDS encoding beta-ribofuranosylaminobenzene 5'-phosphate synthase; the encoded protein is MSFAFPVAQEIAKLERIVGRLSPVQKMLLGTDGSVTSLLEVITGSPVGIETLEQRVVPATGDVARELNIEVGEEVNYRVVRLKNARTGETLIHAVSYTPLKRLEPGFRNDLMRADIPIGQILHKHRIESRRDITKTECEQADERMSQLFNIFPRELMLSRRYKIIRKGEPLIAIRETFPYNMFQDTRRVIIETPARIHMTLTDLCGEAGRVDGGVGIALDKPNIVVEGEIDRDLSVDGDQADRALDAAKKVAERFGLGGARISVRSCYRTHVGLGSGTQLAVAVGKTLCELYGKKASIREIASAVSRGGTSGIGVAAFEMGGFIVDGGHTFGPGREKSDFRPSSASAGVRPPPVIARHDFPESWNIVLAVPNIEKGAYGQREVDIFREYCPVPLSDVQELCYQIMVRMLPSVIEEDLDTFGMAVNRIQQLGFKRVEVELQHPMVRTLMQEMVSAGAACAGLSSFGPTVYAITDTNTREIESAARDVMGDIGGEIIITRSRNEGARIRTA